One window from the genome of Breoghania sp. L-A4 encodes:
- a CDS encoding imelysin family protein: MKSLNAIAIGAVCGLLATSALAGPAEVLDTYGDIAQAGYEDSLSTAKALDAAIAALAADPSEAALKAARDAWLAARVPYQQTEVYRFGNAIVDDWEGRVNAWPLDEGLIDYVDASYGSESDENDLYVANVIANTSLTIGGETVDTTTITPELISGTLQEAGEVESNVASGYHAIEFLLWGQDLNGTGAGAGTRPATDFDPANCTGGNCDRRVQYLSSASKLLIADLEEMVANWQPDGAARTALSEGGETAALATILTGMGSLSYGELAGERMKLGLLLHDPEEEHDCFSDNTHNSHYYDALGIRNVYQGKYTRVDGSVVEGEGIKDLVAAADADVAAELSAKLDATMQAMSAMKTRAEEGEAYDQMIGEGNDAGNAVVQAAIDGLVEQTKSIERAVAVLKLDAVAFEGSDSLDNPGSVFQ; this comes from the coding sequence ATGAAATCCTTGAATGCAATCGCAATCGGCGCCGTGTGCGGCCTGCTGGCGACCAGCGCGCTGGCCGGCCCGGCTGAAGTGCTCGACACCTACGGTGACATCGCCCAGGCGGGCTATGAGGATTCGCTGTCCACCGCGAAGGCGCTTGACGCCGCGATCGCGGCGCTGGCGGCCGATCCGAGCGAGGCGGCGTTGAAGGCCGCCCGTGACGCCTGGCTCGCGGCCCGCGTGCCCTACCAGCAGACCGAGGTCTACCGCTTCGGCAACGCCATCGTCGACGACTGGGAAGGCCGCGTGAACGCATGGCCGCTCGACGAGGGCCTGATCGACTATGTGGATGCCTCCTACGGCAGTGAATCCGACGAGAACGATCTCTATGTGGCCAACGTCATCGCCAACACGTCGCTGACCATCGGCGGCGAGACGGTCGACACCACCACGATCACGCCCGAGCTGATTTCCGGCACGCTGCAGGAAGCGGGCGAAGTGGAATCCAACGTGGCGTCGGGTTACCACGCCATCGAGTTCCTGCTGTGGGGCCAGGACCTCAACGGCACGGGCGCGGGCGCGGGCACCCGCCCGGCGACGGATTTCGATCCGGCCAACTGCACCGGCGGCAACTGCGATCGCCGCGTCCAGTATCTGAGCTCGGCCTCCAAGCTGCTGATCGCGGATCTGGAAGAGATGGTCGCCAACTGGCAGCCCGACGGCGCCGCGCGCACCGCGCTGAGCGAGGGCGGCGAGACGGCCGCGCTGGCCACGATCCTCACGGGCATGGGATCGCTGTCCTATGGCGAGTTGGCCGGCGAGCGCATGAAGCTCGGCCTGCTGCTGCACGATCCCGAGGAAGAGCATGACTGCTTCTCCGACAACACCCACAACTCGCACTACTACGACGCGCTGGGCATCCGGAACGTCTACCAGGGCAAGTACACCCGCGTGGACGGCTCTGTCGTCGAAGGCGAAGGCATCAAGGATCTGGTTGCCGCGGCCGATGCGGATGTCGCCGCCGAGCTCAGCGCCAAGCTTGACGCGACCATGCAAGCCATGTCCGCGATGAAGACCCGCGCCGAGGAAGGCGAGGCCTACGACCAGATGATCGGCGAAGGCAACGACGCGGGCAATGCGGTGGTGCAGGCCGCCATCGACGGACTGGTCGAGCAGACCAAGTCGATCGAGCGGGCGGTGGCGGTGCTGAAGCTCGACGCCGTGGCATTCGAAGGCTCCGACAGCCTCGACAACCCCGGTTCGGTCTTCCAGTAA
- a CDS encoding di-heme oxidoredictase family protein, with translation MHFPSPIAARAAVTIAVTAGLFCIAAAAAEGPLAHRADLDAETRARVAAVIRPTDDFSKPEPFEIMQAGAATTRKRINRDIFSQSLGNLSFEQERDFKLGNGLFRKLWVSAPSSTQASDGLGPLFNARSCQRCHLKDGRGAPPAPGETASSMFLRLSVPPRTEEERRLLADKRLLRIPEPTYGGQLQEFAVPGLEPEGHMEIDYTEIPVTLAGGETVSLRKPSYRVTGLANGPMAEDAMVSPRVAPPMIGLGLIEQIHAGDILAHADPEDADGDGISGRPSMVRDSATGEIVLGRFGWKASQPDIAAQSSGAFNGDIGISSPQAPASWGDCTEAQAQCRAMPSGVQARLGDVEAPDPIMELVTFYARNLAVPRRRHVKDPQVLEGKRQFYAAGCASCHVPKYVTRKDAPQKEQAFQLIWPYSDLLLHDMGEGLADGRPVGDASGSEWRTSPLWGIGLTETVSGHTQFLHDGRARNLLEAILWHGGEAQSARDTVAAMSRGERAALIRFLESL, from the coding sequence ATGCATTTCCCGTCTCCCATCGCCGCCCGTGCGGCCGTCACGATCGCCGTCACGGCCGGTCTCTTCTGCATCGCCGCCGCGGCGGCCGAGGGTCCGCTCGCCCATCGCGCTGATCTCGACGCCGAGACGCGCGCCAGGGTCGCCGCCGTCATCCGGCCGACGGACGATTTTTCCAAGCCCGAGCCCTTCGAGATCATGCAGGCGGGCGCGGCCACCACGCGCAAACGCATCAATCGCGACATCTTCTCGCAGTCTCTCGGCAATCTCAGCTTCGAGCAGGAACGCGACTTCAAGCTCGGCAACGGGCTGTTTCGCAAGCTGTGGGTGTCCGCGCCGTCCTCCACGCAGGCGTCCGATGGACTCGGACCGCTGTTCAATGCGCGTTCCTGCCAGCGCTGCCACCTGAAGGATGGCCGCGGCGCGCCGCCGGCGCCGGGCGAGACCGCCTCGTCGATGTTCCTGCGGCTGTCGGTGCCGCCGCGCACCGAGGAAGAGCGCCGGCTGCTTGCCGACAAGCGCCTGCTGCGCATTCCCGAGCCGACCTACGGCGGTCAGTTGCAGGAGTTCGCGGTGCCCGGCCTCGAGCCGGAAGGGCACATGGAAATCGACTACACCGAGATCCCCGTGACCCTGGCGGGGGGCGAAACCGTTTCGCTGCGCAAGCCCAGCTACCGCGTCACCGGGCTCGCCAACGGGCCGATGGCGGAGGACGCGATGGTCTCGCCGCGCGTGGCGCCGCCGATGATCGGGCTGGGGCTGATCGAGCAGATCCATGCGGGCGACATTCTCGCTCATGCCGATCCGGAGGACGCGGATGGCGACGGGATCTCCGGCCGACCCTCCATGGTGCGCGATTCGGCCACCGGCGAGATCGTGCTCGGCCGTTTCGGCTGGAAGGCGTCGCAGCCGGACATCGCCGCGCAATCGAGCGGCGCGTTCAACGGCGATATCGGCATTTCCTCGCCGCAGGCGCCCGCCTCCTGGGGCGATTGTACCGAGGCGCAGGCGCAATGCCGGGCCATGCCGTCGGGCGTGCAGGCGCGGCTCGGTGATGTGGAAGCGCCGGACCCGATCATGGAACTGGTGACCTTCTACGCGCGTAATCTGGCGGTGCCCAGGCGGCGGCACGTGAAGGATCCGCAGGTGCTCGAGGGCAAGCGGCAGTTCTATGCCGCGGGCTGCGCCTCCTGCCATGTTCCGAAATACGTGACACGCAAGGACGCGCCGCAGAAGGAACAGGCGTTCCAGCTCATCTGGCCCTACAGCGACCTTCTGCTGCACGACATGGGCGAGGGCCTGGCCGATGGGCGGCCCGTGGGCGACGCCTCGGGCAGCGAGTGGCGGACGTCGCCGCTGTGGGGCATCGGTCTGACCGAGACGGTCAGCGGCCACACCCAGTTCCTGCACGACGGGCGCGCGCGCAACTTGCTGGAAGCCATCCTGTGGCATGGCGGCGAGGCGCAATCCGCCCGCGACACGGTTGCCGCGATGTCGCGCGGCGAGCGCGCGGCACTGATCCGCTTTCTGGAGTCCCTGTGA